In Chryseobacterium scophthalmum, the genomic stretch TGTTTGCGCATTTTTCTCATCCTGGAAACGTTTTCCGTAATAATTTACACTTGCATACGCTCTCCATTGCTTTGTAATATTCACAGCCGGAGCAATATTAAAGTAAAACTTAGGCATTCTTCTTACCGTGTTGTCATCATAATTAAATGTTGTTCCATCTGCATTGTTTCCTACAAAATCTTTGTATTTCGGATTTTGAATGGTTCCGTTAAAAGTTACTTCCAATAAATTATTAAATAATCTCGCATAACCTTCTAATTCCACCCCAAAATTGGTGGTGTTGGCAAATTTATTTTCTGAAGTTCCATCAGAGAAAACATCGGTAAATGATAGGTTTTTCAACGTAGAATAGAACGGAATCACCGCAATATCAAACGTTCTTGAGTAATATTTATATCCAACTTCCAACTGATTGGTCGTTACTGGTTTTATCGCTGAAAGATCCGTCATATTATTGTAATACGCTTCTTCATTCGGAGATCTGAAACCATTAGAAAAACGAGCATACACCGCATTTTCTGAATTAATTTTATAATTTAAAGCCGTTGTAAAAGAAACTCTGTTGACATCATAATTCCAATAGGTGAATTTATTTCCCAAAACGGACATGTTATCATCTGCAGTGGTCGTTAAGAAACTATGCGTTCCGTCTGTCGTTAAACCTGAATTATTTAAATTTCCTGAAGTGGTGTTTACGCCATAACCTTTGTAGAAATCACGACTGTAACGAATTCCTCCGTTGAAACTTAATTGATCAGTGATATTGTAATCTAAGTTCGCATATAGATCATTCAAACTTCCCTGAACCTGAGAATCCCTCAACAGGAAAGACATTTCTGTAACTCCATTGTATGTTTTAGAATAACCTGTACTGTTCGGCGTAAGTGAAGTATCAACTAAATTTAACAACTCAGGATTATCGGAAGCAGTTGCTAAAATATTGCTCCAGTTCCAATTTTGATGAGATTTCCAGTTAGATTTATAGAAACCTGCCGTTACATTTCCTTTATCAAATTTATAACTGAACTGTAAGTCGTTTACAAAATTATTCATCTGCTTATCGATCGCCCAGAAACCTAATTTCTGAACAAAAGCCGGACTCATAACTGCACCAGAACTTACGGAAGAATATTGGAAATTATTTCCCGTAATTCCATAACTTCTTGCAAAATCTGCAGCTGAAGTTGGTCCTCCTGAAGGGAAAATTCCGGTATAATTCATATTGATATTGGTGTATCTTGTCTTATTTAAAACAGAGAAATTCCCACCCAGATCATATTTAAATTCAGCTCCCAAAACATCAACTTTCGGATGAATTCCGTCTTCTAAATTTCTGCTGAAAAATCCTCCACCCGCTTGTGGAATATTTAACTGACTGATATTTCTGTAGCTGTACGTTCCATAATTGGCATCAAAACCAGCAAATTCTTTCAGATCATTTCCATTTTGCACCAAAGGAATTGGAAGATAGAAAGTATTTCTGTCGTCTAATTTTTTGTAATACACTTTTGCATATCCTTTGTCGAAAACATATTTCAGATTCATTCTGATTTGTCCGCCCTGATTAGCCTTAAAACCAGTTTTTCTGATTCCGTCATCTGTTCTGTAAAAACCTCCTACATTAAAAAACAATTTATCCTGAACCAAAGCTCCGCCAACATTCACATCCGTACGCATCAATCCGTAAGTACTGGTTTCCAGTTTTGCAGTTCCTTTGAAATCATTTCCACCTTCTTTGGTAATAAAGTTAATCAAACCTCCTGGAGAATTGGTCGCAAAAATAGATCCTGAACCTCCTCTCAAAGCTTCCAATCTACTTACAGAATTATCTACACGGAAAAAATTATCAGCATTTGCAAACTGTAAGGCTCCATCTTCAAAAACCGGAAGACCATCTTCCTGAACCTGCACAAATTCATATGCTCCAGCTGACGGAATTCCTCTTGCAAAAAGATTATTTCCTACTTCACCACCCGAAGTTTCAACGGCAAAACCAGGAACTCTTTGCAACAAAGCTGCTGCACTGATCGGGTTTTGCTTCTGAATTTCCTTTGCACTGAACGTAGAAATTGCAGTACTGGATTCTATTTTCTTTTTAGGATTTGAGTTTCCCGTTATTACCACCTGATCAATAGATGCAGTTCTTGTAGAATCCTGTGGAGTTTCCTGAGCATACGTATTATTGAAATAAAGCGTAGCAATTCCGGCAAGCAAAAAAATTGATTTGTTTTTCATAGCCAAATTGTTTTTATATAGTTTGTTTTTAATTTTGTTTTAGTTTTTTTTAAAACATTAAGGAGATTTAAGGTTTTAAGTTGAATTAAGGAAAACATCAAAGATGTTTCATAAGCGCTTAATTATTCGACAAAGTCAAATCTCTTAATTGTTCTTATCGAAATTCATCATCTTAATTCCTTAATGTTTAATTCCGTTTTAGTTTAAGATAAACACCGTTCGTCCATCCGAAGCCGTCCTGATTGGGATATTCTCCTCCGCCTGCAACAGTTTCTATATCTAAAGCGTTGTATTTTTCCATTAATTTTCCGGTATTCCTATAAACTCTTTCAACATTTGAAGACCAATTACTTTTAATTTTTTCAGCCAAATCATCAAACCCATAATTTTTCATCGATTTAAAACCCAACCATTGATAAGGCGCCCAAGCATTTGGAAAATCCCACTGTTGTCCGGAATTTTTGGTCGTGGTAACTAATCCACCTTGATAAAGAAATTTTTCTTCAATATTTTTAGCAACCGATTTTGCTTGATCTTCACTCGCCAAACCAAGAAATAAAGGATAAAGCGCTGCAATATGCTCAGACGAAGTTTTTATATTTTTTTTCATGTGATAATCTTTATAAGTTCCGGAGTTTTCATCCCAAAAATGTTTATCGATCATCTGTTTTCTGTCTGTCGCTCTTTCTGAATAATAATTTTCTTTTTCAGATAAATTTTGAAATGATGAAGATCTTACTAAAGTGTTTTCCAAATGCCATAAAAGACTGTTTAGATCAACCTGAGCAAGATCTAAAGTTTCAATCGTCTGAATTGTATCTCCGTCTGCAAACCATCTGCTTGAAAAATCCCAACCCGATTCACAGGCGCTTCTTATATTTCTGAAAAATTCTTCATTTGCATTTTCACTATCTTCAATATCAATTAAATAACTTTCGGGACGCGGTTCATTTTCTTCGTCGAAATATCTGTTTAAAATATCTCCATCAACTGTTTTCACTATTCTTTTTATGCTTGAACCGTTCTCCAGATCTTTTTCACCATTCATCCAGAAAGCATATTCCTTCTCTAAAGTATCGTAATATTTGATGTAAATATTTTCATCTTTCGTTGTTTCAAAAAGCAAATCGAGCATTAACGAAAAATAAGGTGGTTGAGAACGACTTAAGAAATGAGTTCTGCTCGCATTCGGCACAAAACCGACAGTCTGAATTAAATAAGAACAGTTCTCAATGATATTTTCCATCATTTCTATTCTTCCGGAAGTTTGCAAACCCAACATAATGAAATAGCTATCCCAATAAAAAAATTCGTTAAAACGCCCTCCAGGAACAATATAAGGCTTTGGAAGTTTTAATAAAGTTCCTTTTTCTTCGTAAGCTGTTCTGGTCAATTCGTCCCAAAGTTTTTCGATATGCTCATCAATCGGTAATTGTGTTTCTCTTGTAATTGAAATTTTAATTCCTAAAAAATCGAAATTAGAAAGTACAAATTGTTTTAAATCAAAACCTTCTGCATTTTTTTCATTTTCATATTTAGAATTAATTTCAGCAACAGAAAATAATGGAACCGCATCGGTCATTGTTTTTTGGTCTTCAAAAATCTGAAACCTTTGAACCTCATCAAAAAGCGTTTGAATTTCGTTGATGTATAGTTGATTATTCATCTTTATTTTTTAGGATTTATTTTTAATTTATTCATGATAACTGCAGAAACAATCAGTAGCGAAAGCGGAATTAATGAAAGATAAAACGCCTGTTGTCCACTGAATTCCTGAAATACAAAACCGGTTATGATAGAACCTACCGTACCTCCGATTGCAGAAAAAACGACAATTAAACCAGCCATTGCGCTGTGTAAATATTTTGGGATCGATGCTAAGATCACAGAATTAATACTCGGATAGATCGGAGCCAACAATCCACCCATTAATGGAAATAAATACACAACGAGCGGAGCGTTGAACCAATTGGTATTTGTATTAATATGAATGTTATGAGTTAATGGTAAGACCAAAAGAATGCTTATTGCAAAGCCAACAACACAGAAAGAAACCACATAGATCCAACTGAATTTCTTAGAGAAAAAGCCTGATAAAAATCTTCCTAATGCAAAAGCTCCAGCTAAAACTGCTCCTGCCTGAATAGACATCGAGGTCGGAACTTTTAAAATTTCTTTATAAAAAGTAGGCGTCCAGGTCTGGAAACTTTGCTCCACCAAAACAAAAAGGAAAGCGCACAGCAAAAAGAACAATACTTTTTTGTAACTGAATAAGCTAATGCTGTTTTTTAAATCTCCAAGCAAATCTGTTTTCTCACTTTTTGCATCGCTTTCATTGAGCTTAGTAAAGAATAAAAACAAAAATGACAAGGTAGAAACTCCACCCAAAACCCAATAAACATTAAGCCAATGCGTAGATCTAGGATCATGATCATCAATAAAAAGACTAAATAAAACATTTCCCGCTAAAACTCCAATCATAAAAAAACCTTCCAGATATCCCATAAAACTTGAGTGTTCTTTATCTGTATTGGTCACCAATCCGATTGAAGTAAAAACTGAAATTTTAATTAGCGCAAAAGAAATCCCAACAATGGTAAACAATAATTTGAAAAACCAGAAATCATTGGCAAAAGGCATCACAAAACACATACAGCTCACCAAAAACAATGCGATCAACATTGATTTTTTAATCCCGATTTTCGGTAAAAACGATGCTAAAATAAATGAGCAAATTGCAATCGGTAAATCTTTAAAACCCTCTAAAACACTTGCTGAAGATTTTGTAATTCCGAAGTTTTGCTGCATCTGTAAAATAACCGTTCCTACCGAATTCAAAAGAATTGCAAAAACGAAATAGTTTAAAAACAGAACCGCCTTGATGTTGAAATTTTTCATTAATTAATTTCTTGGTGGCTAAGATAGAAGCATTCCGGTTAACGGTAATTTAACACGGTAAATGAATATTTGAACTATATTAATATAATTCTTATTTTAGACAACAAAAGAAGGTTAATTAAATGAAAGTTACATTTGAACGAGTGATCCCCAATGAAAAGAGTTCTTTTCGGACGATCCATAATAACTCTCCTATTTCAGAATTCAAATGGGAATATCATTATCATCCCGAAATTGAGCTTGTCTGTGTACTTTCCGGGAGCGGAACACGTCACGTCGGTTATCATAAAAGCAATTATACCAATGGTGATTTGGTTTTGATCGGTTCAAATATTCCACATTCCGGATTTGGTTTAAATTCAATTGATCCACATGAAGAAATTGTACTCCAGTTCAAACAGGAAATTTTGCAGTTTCCAGAACAGGAAGTTGAAGCAAGATCCATCAAAGACTTACTGGAGCTTTCTAAATATGGTATAAAATTTCACCGAAAAATCAAAAAAGCAATGATTCCAAAATTGAGATTGATGCTGGAATCTGAAGGCTACAAAAGATATTTACTGTTGCTTGAAATCCTTTTTGAACTTTCACAATCTAAAGATTACGAGCTTTTGAATAACGAAATCATGCCTTACACCATCATTTCAAAAAATAAAACGAGGCTTGAAAATATTTTCACGTTTGTAGAACACAATTACGACAAAGAAATCAATATTGAAGATGTCGCTAAATTGGCAAATCTTACACTTCCCGCATTCTGTAATTTCTTTAAAAAGGCAACTCAGATCACCTTTACAGAGTTTGTAAATAGATATCGTATCAACAAAGCATGCTTATTAATGGCGCAGGATAAAAGTATTTCTGAATGTAGCTACAGTTGCGGTTTTAACAATGTTAGTTATTTCAACAGAATGTTTAAAAAATATACAGAAAAAACACCTTCAGAGTTTATGAAGAATTTCTCGCACAGTAAAGTGAATGTAGATTTGAAGGTTGAAGAACCTAAAATAAAAATTGGATTTTAAATTGTGGATAACTCTGTGGATAAAATTGTGGATAACTTTACTACATTACAAGTTATTGATTTTAAATAACATAAGTTTAAAAATCGCTAAGATAATATTTTCCTCATTGTTGATAACCTATAAAGATATCAACAATTTTCCACAAAAACTTATTTCCCTTTAATTTAAAAATACAGCGATGATAAAGAAATTAACATCGGAAGTATCTCAAAACTATTCAGTCTTATGCTTCTTTTTCTCTGTCAATTTTTTAAACCAGACTAAATTATAGTTACAAAATTTGCAAATAGATCACATATTTACAAAGTATATTTTATTGATAATATCCGAAAAAGTACTTCTCAATACATTTACAGCCTTAGTTTTAAAAACCTCACCTATTTTAGTAAAATGTAAAAATATATTCAAAAGACATCTTACGAGTTTATTTTAATAAAAAGTTAAATGTGACTTGAAAATTCAAAAAACTTAAAATAAAATCAGCTTTTAAATTGTGGATAATGATGTGGATAAAATTGTGGATAACTCAAAAACATTATAAAATATCTATCTATAAGCTATCTAGAAGGCTATTTTTAAAAATAACAAGATTCTATATTGTTAGTAACTTATGAAGATATTAATAGTACTTATCTAAAAACAACCTCCATTTATGAAAGTACAATTACAATAAAGAGATCAATAATGAAATTATCACCCAATTGATCAATCCTACATTATTTAAGCGGTTCAAATTACATTTACACAGCAAGTACACCGATATGATACAACAAAACATATCGCAGATAACAAAGGATAAAAGTATTTCAGAATTAACAATACAACTCTATATATCAAATACTTAAATATTTTAACAATCCGCAAAAGTGAATTTAAATGACGTCTTATGAACTGAGGAACAATATATCATACAACAATTTAAAAGCTGAAAACGACCCTAAAATTAAAACCAAATTTTAAACATATTTATCAACAATAAATTGTGGATAAGTCTGTGGATAACTTTGT encodes the following:
- a CDS encoding TonB-dependent receptor is translated as MKNKSIFLLAGIATLYFNNTYAQETPQDSTRTASIDQVVITGNSNPKKKIESSTAISTFSAKEIQKQNPISAAALLQRVPGFAVETSGGEVGNNLFARGIPSAGAYEFVQVQEDGLPVFEDGALQFANADNFFRVDNSVSRLEALRGGSGSIFATNSPGGLINFITKEGGNDFKGTAKLETSTYGLMRTDVNVGGALVQDKLFFNVGGFYRTDDGIRKTGFKANQGGQIRMNLKYVFDKGYAKVYYKKLDDRNTFYLPIPLVQNGNDLKEFAGFDANYGTYSYRNISQLNIPQAGGGFFSRNLEDGIHPKVDVLGAEFKYDLGGNFSVLNKTRYTNINMNYTGIFPSGGPTSAADFARSYGITGNNFQYSSVSSGAVMSPAFVQKLGFWAIDKQMNNFVNDLQFSYKFDKGNVTAGFYKSNWKSHQNWNWSNILATASDNPELLNLVDTSLTPNSTGYSKTYNGVTEMSFLLRDSQVQGSLNDLYANLDYNITDQLSFNGGIRYSRDFYKGYGVNTTSGNLNNSGLTTDGTHSFLTTTADDNMSVLGNKFTYWNYDVNRVSFTTALNYKINSENAVYARFSNGFRSPNEEAYYNNMTDLSAIKPVTTNQLEVGYKYYSRTFDIAVIPFYSTLKNLSFTDVFSDGTSENKFANTTNFGVELEGYARLFNNLLEVTFNGTIQNPKYKDFVGNNADGTTFNYDDNTVRRMPKFYFNIAPAVNITKQWRAYASVNYYGKRFQDEKNAQTLPSFSEVGAGTSYQLGKIRFAVDGTNIFNTIGITEGDPRAGSPSGDGTIMARPIMGAAVRASITLDF
- a CDS encoding trehalase family glycosidase; this encodes MNNQLYINEIQTLFDEVQRFQIFEDQKTMTDAVPLFSVAEINSKYENEKNAEGFDLKQFVLSNFDFLGIKISITRETQLPIDEHIEKLWDELTRTAYEEKGTLLKLPKPYIVPGGRFNEFFYWDSYFIMLGLQTSGRIEMMENIIENCSYLIQTVGFVPNASRTHFLSRSQPPYFSLMLDLLFETTKDENIYIKYYDTLEKEYAFWMNGEKDLENGSSIKRIVKTVDGDILNRYFDEENEPRPESYLIDIEDSENANEEFFRNIRSACESGWDFSSRWFADGDTIQTIETLDLAQVDLNSLLWHLENTLVRSSSFQNLSEKENYYSERATDRKQMIDKHFWDENSGTYKDYHMKKNIKTSSEHIAALYPLFLGLASEDQAKSVAKNIEEKFLYQGGLVTTTKNSGQQWDFPNAWAPYQWLGFKSMKNYGFDDLAEKIKSNWSSNVERVYRNTGKLMEKYNALDIETVAGGGEYPNQDGFGWTNGVYLKLKRN
- a CDS encoding MFS transporter, with protein sequence MKNFNIKAVLFLNYFVFAILLNSVGTVILQMQQNFGITKSSASVLEGFKDLPIAICSFILASFLPKIGIKKSMLIALFLVSCMCFVMPFANDFWFFKLLFTIVGISFALIKISVFTSIGLVTNTDKEHSSFMGYLEGFFMIGVLAGNVLFSLFIDDHDPRSTHWLNVYWVLGGVSTLSFLFLFFTKLNESDAKSEKTDLLGDLKNSISLFSYKKVLFFLLCAFLFVLVEQSFQTWTPTFYKEILKVPTSMSIQAGAVLAGAFALGRFLSGFFSKKFSWIYVVSFCVVGFAISILLVLPLTHNIHINTNTNWFNAPLVVYLFPLMGGLLAPIYPSINSVILASIPKYLHSAMAGLIVVFSAIGGTVGSIITGFVFQEFSGQQAFYLSLIPLSLLIVSAVIMNKLKINPKK
- a CDS encoding AraC family transcriptional regulator, with protein sequence MKVTFERVIPNEKSSFRTIHNNSPISEFKWEYHYHPEIELVCVLSGSGTRHVGYHKSNYTNGDLVLIGSNIPHSGFGLNSIDPHEEIVLQFKQEILQFPEQEVEARSIKDLLELSKYGIKFHRKIKKAMIPKLRLMLESEGYKRYLLLLEILFELSQSKDYELLNNEIMPYTIISKNKTRLENIFTFVEHNYDKEINIEDVAKLANLTLPAFCNFFKKATQITFTEFVNRYRINKACLLMAQDKSISECSYSCGFNNVSYFNRMFKKYTEKTPSEFMKNFSHSKVNVDLKVEEPKIKIGF